CACCGAGGACACGCGTACCCAGGCGATACGGTCGTCGTCGGAAGATTTGAGGGTGGCTTGTTGTGCGAGCATGGGGCTCTCCTTCAATGGGGTGAGGTTCAGGAACGCTGAGGATTGAGTTCGGTGTTGGCCGGAACGTCTTCGAAGTCGTCGAGTTCCAGGCGCTTGAGGGGGCCAACGATGAACAGGTAGGCGAACGCGCCCAGCAGGCCCATGCCGGCGACGTACATCAGCGCCACATCGAAAGAGCCCAACTGATTGATCATCACGCCAATGGCAATCGGGGTGACGATGCTGGCGAGGTTGCCGCAGAAGTTGAACATCGCGCCGCTGACGCCCATGGCCCGGGCCGGGGAAACGTCGCCGACGATGCACCAGCCGAGGTTGCCGACGCCCTTGGCGAAGAAAGCGATCGACATCACCAGAATCACCAGGGTGATCGACTGGGTGTAGTTGGCGACCACGATGCTGCTGGAGAGCAGCAGCCCGCAGATGATCGGCGTCTTGCGGGCAGCGGTCAGGCTGAAGCCCTTGCGCAGCATCCAGTCCGACCACACGCCGCCGACCATGCCGCCCAGGCAACCGGCGATGGGGGGAATCGCCGCCACCAGGCCGACCTTGAGCATGGTCATGCCCTTGGCTTCGATCAGGTAAGTCGGGAACCAGGTGAGGAAAAACCAGGTGATGGAGGTCAGGCAGAACTGGCCCAGGTAAATGCCCGCCATCATGCGGTTGCCACCAATGGCTTTCATGCGTTTCCAGCTGAAGGGGGTCTTCACGTCACCGATGGTGGGCAAGCCGCCGCCGGCTTCGATGTAGTCGATTTCCGCCTGGTTGACGCGTTTGTCCTTGCGCGGCTCATGGACCATGCGAAACCACAGCAGGCCAATCAGGATGCCGGCACCACCGGTCACCCAGAACACGTGCTGCCAGCCCCAGGTGCTGACCAGCCAGACCATCAACGGGGTGAAAGCGGCCAGGGCAAAATACTGGGCCGACTGGAACACCGCCGTAGCCAGGCCACGTTCGTGTCGCGGAAACCACATCACCGTCAGGCGGTTGTTGGCCGGGAAGGCAGGCGCTTCGGCGATGCCCATCATGAAGCGCAAAACGAACAGGGCGAGAAAAGCCGAGCTGAACAGGTCGACGTAACCCTGCAGAAAGGTGAACACCGACCAGATGATCAGGCTCATGCCCAGCACCAGCCGCGAGCCGAAGCGGTCGAGGATGATGCCGCCGGGAAGCTGCATCGAGGTGTAGGCCCAGCCGAACGCCGAAAAGGCGATGCCCATGGTCATGGCGTCGAAACCCAGATCGGTGCGCATGCTCGGGGCCGCAATCGACAGCGTGGCCCGGTCGACGTAGTTGAATACGGTGACGATGAAAATCATCACCAGGATGAGATAGCGGACGTTGGTCCTGGCTATCGACTGCGTGGGATTGATCACTGTTGTTTTCCTTATTGTGAATGCAGCGGGTGAATCCGTATGGCTCTTGACGCTCCTGTTGATAGTGATGATTGCGCAATCATCCTTAAATCTTAAAAAGGTCACACGCGGGCAAAGCGGGCGACCTTCGAGCCGATAGTACACTGATTGCGCAATCATTCAACCCTGCGCTTATCGGCAAACGG
This DNA window, taken from Pseudomonas sp. MYb118, encodes the following:
- a CDS encoding MFS transporter, coding for MIFIVTVFNYVDRATLSIAAPSMRTDLGFDAMTMGIAFSAFGWAYTSMQLPGGIILDRFGSRLVLGMSLIIWSVFTFLQGYVDLFSSAFLALFVLRFMMGIAEAPAFPANNRLTVMWFPRHERGLATAVFQSAQYFALAAFTPLMVWLVSTWGWQHVFWVTGGAGILIGLLWFRMVHEPRKDKRVNQAEIDYIEAGGGLPTIGDVKTPFSWKRMKAIGGNRMMAGIYLGQFCLTSITWFFLTWFPTYLIEAKGMTMLKVGLVAAIPPIAGCLGGMVGGVWSDWMLRKGFSLTAARKTPIICGLLLSSSIVVANYTQSITLVILVMSIAFFAKGVGNLGWCIVGDVSPARAMGVSGAMFNFCGNLASIVTPIAIGVMINQLGSFDVALMYVAGMGLLGAFAYLFIVGPLKRLELDDFEDVPANTELNPQRS